A DNA window from Micromonospora sp. NBC_01739 contains the following coding sequences:
- a CDS encoding WD40 repeat domain-containing protein has translation MAFGRDGTLLASGGADSTVRLWDVAAPGRPKPLGPALTGHTGVVTTVGFSPDGTTLASGSRDHSVRLWEVSDPRRTRPVREPLTGPTSWVNSVAFSPDGQQVAGAGSDKAITVWARDDGRVLLRMPHPDTVTSVSFGVDGRTVASAALDGVVRVWRPPGPLLSGSPAAVFNLAFLGDGGELLATAGRDETVRFWQVADPRQPGQVGVPLVSPAGLAPFAATAALGPDGTTLAVGTRAGTVLLWSVADPARPVRLGAPLTGPTDLLQAVTFSPDGRLLAAAGDDGQVYLWDVRDPQRPTALATVAGTGAIIFALSFSVDSSTLAVGSTDTFVRLIDLTEPTRPVSRDTALGGFSSYTYGVAFSPDGRTLAVGSADKTIRLWDVTDLTRPQPLGPALTGPIGGIYWVTFDADSSRLAAAATDGSVWLWDVRDTRRPAVEVTLTRSVGAAYTVAFAPNGNTLAAADSHGGIRLWELDPERVAGWICATAGAGITPDEWHQYVPGAPFTPPCQ, from the coding sequence GTGGCGTTCGGTCGGGACGGCACCCTGCTCGCCTCCGGCGGCGCCGACAGCACCGTACGGCTGTGGGACGTGGCCGCGCCGGGGCGACCGAAGCCCCTGGGTCCGGCGCTGACCGGGCACACCGGGGTGGTGACGACGGTCGGCTTCAGCCCCGACGGTACGACGTTGGCCAGCGGTAGCCGGGACCACAGTGTCCGGCTCTGGGAGGTGTCCGACCCCCGACGGACCCGACCCGTGCGGGAGCCGCTGACCGGCCCGACGAGTTGGGTCAACTCCGTCGCGTTCAGCCCGGACGGGCAGCAGGTGGCCGGCGCCGGTTCGGACAAGGCGATCACGGTGTGGGCCCGCGACGACGGACGGGTGCTTCTGCGCATGCCGCACCCGGACACGGTGACCTCGGTCAGTTTCGGAGTCGACGGACGGACCGTGGCCAGTGCCGCCCTCGACGGGGTCGTCCGGGTCTGGCGGCCACCCGGCCCACTGCTCAGCGGCTCCCCCGCGGCGGTGTTCAACCTGGCCTTCCTCGGCGACGGCGGCGAGTTGCTGGCGACAGCCGGCCGCGACGAGACCGTACGTTTCTGGCAGGTCGCCGACCCACGGCAACCCGGCCAGGTGGGCGTACCCCTGGTCAGTCCGGCCGGGCTGGCGCCCTTCGCCGCCACCGCCGCCCTCGGCCCGGACGGCACGACCCTGGCCGTGGGCACCCGGGCCGGGACGGTGCTTCTCTGGTCGGTGGCCGACCCGGCCCGACCGGTCCGGCTCGGTGCCCCGTTGACCGGGCCGACCGACCTGCTCCAAGCGGTGACCTTCAGCCCGGACGGGCGCCTGCTGGCCGCCGCCGGTGACGACGGCCAGGTGTACCTGTGGGACGTGCGCGACCCGCAGCGGCCCACCGCCCTGGCCACCGTCGCCGGCACCGGGGCCATCATCTTCGCCCTGAGCTTCAGCGTCGACAGCAGCACCCTGGCGGTCGGCAGCACGGACACCTTCGTCCGACTGATCGACCTCACCGAGCCGACCAGGCCGGTTTCGCGGGACACCGCCCTGGGCGGGTTCAGCAGCTACACCTACGGTGTCGCGTTCAGCCCGGACGGGCGAACCCTGGCCGTCGGCAGCGCGGACAAGACCATCCGGCTGTGGGACGTCACCGACCTGACCCGACCCCAGCCCCTGGGACCCGCGCTGACCGGCCCGATCGGCGGCATCTACTGGGTCACCTTCGACGCGGACAGTTCCCGGTTGGCCGCCGCGGCGACCGACGGGTCCGTCTGGCTCTGGGACGTCCGGGACACCCGGCGACCGGCCGTGGAGGTGACCTTGACCCGGTCGGTAGGCGCCGCCTACACGGTGGCCTTCGCCCCGAACGGGAACACCCTCGCTGCCGCTGACTCCCACGGCGGTATCCGACTGTGGGAACTGGACCCCGAACGGGTGGCCGGGTGGATCTGCGCCACGGCCGGGGCCGGAATCACCCCGGACGAGTGGCACCAGTACGTCCCCGGAGCGCCGTTCACCCCACCCTGTCAGTGA
- a CDS encoding dihydrofolate reductase family protein, whose product MSDFAPQTATGKVLWHFTMSLDGFVAGPDHDMTWMETGISERPGFIQQYVETTGAILGGRRGWDAFPDAGNVYGGGWSGPLFVLTHHPEDAKPADGVTFLDCDLAEAVRIALAAANGKNVEVLSADIGRQLLERGLLDEIDLHIAPVLLGDGIRLYEHLGGRPIYLHRVGADDPTAELDVRYRPVPR is encoded by the coding sequence ATGAGCGACTTCGCACCGCAGACCGCGACCGGCAAGGTCCTGTGGCATTTCACCATGTCACTGGACGGCTTCGTGGCGGGGCCGGACCACGACATGACCTGGATGGAGACCGGCATCTCCGAACGACCCGGCTTCATCCAGCAGTACGTCGAGACGACCGGCGCCATTCTCGGCGGCCGGCGCGGCTGGGACGCCTTCCCCGACGCCGGCAACGTCTACGGCGGCGGCTGGAGCGGGCCGCTCTTCGTGCTGACCCACCATCCCGAGGACGCGAAGCCCGCCGACGGGGTGACCTTCCTCGACTGCGACCTGGCGGAGGCGGTGCGGATCGCGCTGGCGGCAGCCAATGGCAAGAATGTCGAGGTGCTCTCGGCGGACATCGGCCGCCAGCTTCTCGAACGTGGCCTGCTCGACGAGATCGACCTGCACATCGCGCCGGTGCTGCTGGGTGACGGCATCCGCCTCTACGAGCACCTCGGCGGCCGTCCGATCTACCTGCACCGGGTCGGCGCCGACGACCCGACCGCCGAACTCGACGTACGCTACCGCCCGGTGCCCAGGTAG
- a CDS encoding sigma-70 family RNA polymerase sigma factor, which produces MSDDDFVRGIEQHRRELRVHCYRMLGSYDEAEDLVQEVFLKAWRGRAGFEGRSSLRSWLYRIATNVCLDALDGRKRRLLPDQANPDYLPGQPTTTLITGPWLQPFPDALRAPDGRWEPVAPRQDEPEAAVVARETLELAFLAAMQHLPPRQRAAVILCDVLGWPTRQTAEVLDGSVASVNSALQRARATLREQLPPGRSDWAPAAPPTEADRQVLRRYLDAVERGDLDEVAELLAKDVRATMPPLAEWFADRESILAALAATWDASSPDYIGALRAVPTSANGQLAAASYRRPPGRQVFEPFGIGVLRVRDGLITEIVAFHEPTLFPAFGLPPTLDR; this is translated from the coding sequence GTGAGCGACGACGACTTCGTCCGGGGGATCGAGCAGCACCGGCGTGAGCTGCGCGTGCACTGCTACCGGATGCTCGGCTCCTACGACGAGGCGGAAGACCTCGTGCAGGAGGTCTTCCTGAAGGCGTGGCGAGGGCGGGCCGGCTTCGAGGGCCGGTCCTCGCTGCGCAGCTGGCTCTACCGCATCGCCACCAACGTCTGCCTCGACGCGCTCGACGGACGCAAACGGCGGCTGCTGCCCGACCAGGCCAACCCGGACTACCTTCCCGGGCAGCCGACGACGACCCTGATCACCGGCCCGTGGCTACAGCCGTTCCCGGACGCCTTGCGGGCACCGGACGGGCGGTGGGAGCCGGTCGCGCCGCGCCAGGACGAGCCGGAGGCGGCGGTCGTGGCGCGGGAGACCCTGGAGCTGGCCTTCCTGGCGGCGATGCAGCACCTGCCGCCCCGGCAGCGCGCCGCGGTGATCCTCTGCGACGTGCTCGGCTGGCCGACGCGGCAGACCGCCGAGGTGCTCGACGGCAGCGTCGCATCGGTCAACAGCGCCCTGCAACGGGCCCGCGCGACACTGCGGGAGCAGCTTCCCCCGGGCCGGTCGGACTGGGCGCCGGCCGCGCCACCGACCGAGGCGGACCGGCAGGTGCTGCGACGATACCTGGACGCGGTCGAGCGCGGCGACCTCGACGAGGTGGCCGAACTGTTGGCGAAGGACGTACGGGCGACGATGCCGCCGCTGGCGGAGTGGTTCGCCGACCGGGAGTCGATCCTCGCGGCGTTGGCGGCGACCTGGGATGCGAGTTCCCCGGACTACATCGGCGCGTTGCGCGCGGTGCCCACCAGCGCCAACGGGCAGCTAGCCGCCGCGAGCTACCGGCGCCCGCCGGGCCGGCAGGTCTTCGAGCCGTTCGGGATCGGAGTGCTGCGGGTACGCGACGGCCTGATCACGGAGATCGTCGCGTTCCACGAGCCGACGCTCTTCCCGGCGTTCGGGCTCCCGCCGACGCTCGACCGATGA
- a CDS encoding serpin family protein encodes MAAAATAVCGFSADLYRELAATRPGDNVVCAPYSVGLALAMTRAGAGSTTAAEMDAVLHAPHPRPQALDSGLNTVEQTLATRYQDGDGVARPLLTTANALWIRLGLGLRPGFQDTLAGYYGAAPHPVDFGGAPEAARQEINTWVSDRTNAKIPELLPFGAVSPGTKLILTNTTYLKAAWRYQFVPALTATEPFTRDDGSVVGVPMMRGPFAGMGYQVGDGWLPR; translated from the coding sequence ATGGCCGCCGCCGCGACCGCGGTGTGTGGCTTTTCGGCCGACCTCTACCGCGAGTTGGCCGCCACCCGTCCCGGTGACAACGTGGTGTGCGCGCCCTACTCCGTGGGGCTGGCGCTGGCGATGACCCGGGCGGGGGCCGGGTCCACCACGGCGGCGGAGATGGACGCCGTGCTGCACGCACCGCATCCCCGACCGCAGGCCCTCGACAGCGGCCTCAACACGGTCGAACAGACCCTGGCCACCCGCTACCAGGACGGCGACGGGGTGGCCCGGCCGCTGCTGACCACGGCCAACGCCCTGTGGATCCGGCTCGGTCTGGGCCTGCGGCCCGGGTTTCAGGACACCCTGGCCGGCTACTACGGTGCCGCGCCGCACCCGGTCGACTTCGGTGGTGCGCCGGAAGCGGCCCGCCAGGAGATCAACACCTGGGTCTCGGACCGGACCAACGCGAAGATCCCCGAGCTGTTGCCGTTCGGTGCGGTCAGCCCCGGCACCAAGTTGATTCTCACCAACACGACCTACCTCAAGGCGGCGTGGCGGTACCAGTTCGTTCCGGCGTTGACCGCGACCGAGCCGTTCACCCGGGATGACGGCAGCGTGGTCGGCGTACCGATGATGCGGGGGCCGTTCGCCGGGATGGGCTACCAGGTGGGCGACGGGTGGCTGCCGCGCTGA
- a CDS encoding toll/interleukin-1 receptor domain-containing protein — translation MTDLLLPTPGQWIHAALTQRKMTVRALSKAVGYPRPAVHRWVSGHTPIPRRVIGDLAAEIGRPGDLEHLLTLKSAEENLHQLRRTMTALAHLAHCPAEELTTTVLDFVAARAADEIIASDRDRAGAVNRHLIDASYVFRQWTRAASTGDFRALLTPSTIHRHLRYPVNHYLGLALALGETGGDQLAEHRRLALTALRAVAVPKPHGRWDLLQHHALHVLARNGTAENRATVSEVISNAAPGKGSLCRQLGYVGLILSSGGEEALHRYLFLLRRCSKLTRADLHFDAVHYGDARLDARQRLPQSINQFDRSVGNLLRHLEQPDRYASISELDSLRLLTLLDRLGPTLFQRPEIGFRLRRVFQSSPAPPPNSYRSRLENRLFGILRHTRTQPTATPARVTPNPAQYDVFIGYHSADAASVRLVVDALRSANVQTWFDLDDLPPGTPFQVALEQALRTCRSVALFIGPTGIGPWEAMEVRAAISQFVDRGLPVIPVVLGELDWKPELPLFLREFRAVQLRSHTDIDDLVWGITGQRRPAGARSIAAAPHWAARPPKRRSRGGRRAALPHDPAEQLDLAS, via the coding sequence ATGACCGATCTGTTACTGCCCACCCCGGGACAATGGATCCACGCCGCGTTGACCCAGCGGAAGATGACCGTACGCGCGTTGAGTAAGGCCGTCGGCTATCCCCGGCCCGCCGTGCACCGGTGGGTGTCCGGACACACCCCGATTCCCCGGAGGGTGATCGGTGACCTGGCTGCGGAGATCGGCCGCCCCGGCGATCTGGAACACCTGCTGACGCTGAAGTCGGCTGAGGAGAATCTCCACCAGCTTCGCCGGACGATGACCGCCCTGGCACATCTGGCGCACTGCCCCGCCGAGGAGCTCACCACCACGGTGCTCGACTTCGTCGCCGCCCGGGCAGCCGACGAGATCATCGCCTCCGACCGCGACCGGGCCGGGGCCGTCAACCGCCACCTGATCGACGCCTCGTACGTCTTCCGCCAGTGGACCAGGGCCGCCAGCACCGGCGACTTCCGGGCCCTGCTGACACCGAGCACCATCCACCGGCACCTGCGCTATCCGGTCAATCACTACCTGGGCCTGGCGCTTGCCCTCGGCGAGACCGGCGGTGACCAACTGGCGGAGCACCGCAGGCTCGCACTGACGGCCCTGCGGGCGGTCGCGGTGCCGAAGCCGCACGGCCGGTGGGACCTTCTCCAGCATCACGCGCTGCACGTGCTGGCCCGCAACGGTACGGCCGAGAACCGGGCGACCGTGTCGGAGGTGATCAGCAACGCCGCACCCGGCAAGGGCTCGCTGTGCCGTCAACTCGGGTACGTCGGACTGATCCTCAGCTCCGGCGGGGAGGAGGCCCTCCACCGCTACCTGTTCCTGCTCCGCCGATGCAGCAAGTTGACCCGGGCCGACCTGCACTTCGACGCGGTGCACTACGGCGACGCGCGGTTGGACGCCCGGCAACGGCTGCCGCAGTCGATCAATCAGTTCGACCGCTCCGTCGGCAACCTCCTCCGGCACCTGGAACAACCCGACCGGTACGCCTCGATCTCCGAACTCGACAGCCTGCGGCTGCTCACCCTGCTCGACCGGTTGGGGCCCACCCTGTTCCAGCGGCCCGAGATCGGGTTCCGGCTTCGCCGGGTCTTCCAGTCATCGCCCGCTCCCCCACCGAACTCGTACCGCAGCAGGCTGGAGAACCGGCTGTTCGGAATCCTGCGGCACACCCGCACCCAGCCGACCGCGACCCCGGCCCGGGTGACCCCGAACCCCGCCCAGTACGACGTCTTCATCGGCTACCACAGTGCGGACGCGGCCTCCGTACGGCTGGTGGTCGACGCTTTGCGCTCCGCCAACGTCCAGACCTGGTTCGATCTCGACGACCTGCCGCCCGGCACCCCCTTCCAGGTCGCGCTTGAGCAGGCCCTTCGCACCTGCCGCAGCGTGGCCCTGTTCATCGGGCCGACCGGCATCGGGCCCTGGGAGGCGATGGAGGTCCGAGCCGCGATCAGTCAGTTCGTCGACCGTGGTCTGCCGGTCATCCCGGTGGTGCTCGGCGAACTCGACTGGAAACCGGAACTTCCGCTGTTCCTCCGCGAGTTCCGGGCGGTGCAACTCCGCTCCCACACCGACATCGACGATCTGGTCTGGGGGATCACCGGCCAGCGGCGACCGGCCGGCGCACGGTCCATCGCCGCGGCGCCGCACTGGGCTGCCCGACCGCCGAAGCGGCGCTCCCGGGGTGGCCGACGTGCCGCCCTCCCGCATGACCCCGCCGAGCAGCTTGACCTCGCTTCGTAG
- a CDS encoding serpin family protein, with protein MAAALSNLGMSTAFTPQADLSGMTTDSSLYIDDVLHETFIAVNEKGAEAAGATAIIIPPPSIPQGPQFFVNRPFLYVIHDWYTGVPFFLGRVHDPLVSGA; from the coding sequence GTGGCTGCCGCGCTGAGCAACCTCGGCATGTCCACGGCGTTCACCCCGCAGGCCGACCTGAGCGGCATGACCACCGATTCGTCCCTGTACATCGACGACGTGCTGCACGAGACCTTCATCGCGGTGAACGAGAAGGGCGCCGAGGCGGCAGGCGCGACGGCCATCATCATCCCGCCGCCGTCCATCCCGCAGGGGCCGCAGTTCTTCGTCAACCGACCCTTCCTGTACGTCATCCACGACTGGTACACCGGCGTACCGTTCTTCCTCGGCCGGGTCCACGACCCACTGGTCAGCGGCGCATAA